One Saimiri boliviensis isolate mSaiBol1 chromosome 17, mSaiBol1.pri, whole genome shotgun sequence genomic window carries:
- the SP2 gene encoding transcription factor Sp2 isoform X2: MAATAAVSPSGYLQPAASTTQDSQPSPLALLAATCSKIGPPAVEAAVTPPAPPQPTPRKLVPIKPAPLPLSPSKNSFGILSSKGNILQIQGSQLSASYPGGQLVFAIQNPTMINKGTRSNSNIQYQAVPQIQASSSQTIQVQPNLTNQIQIIPGTNQAIITPSPSSHKPVPIKPAPIQKSSTNTTPVQSGANVVKLTGGSGNVTLTLPVNNLVNTSDTGAPTQLLTESPPTSLSKTNKKARKKSLPASQPPMAVAEQVETVLIETTADNIIQAGNNLLIVQSPGGGQPAVVQQVQVVPPKAEQQQVVQIPQQALRVVQAASATLPTVPQKPSQNFQIQAAEPTPTQVYIRTPSGEVQTVLVQDSPPASAAATSNTTCSSPASRASHLSGTSKKHSAAILRKERPLPKIAPAGSIISLNAAQLAAAAQAMQTININGVQVQGVPVTITNTGGQQQLTVQNVSGNNLTISGLSPTQIQLQMEQALAGETQPGEKRRRMACTCPNCKDGEKRSGEQGKKKHVCHIPDCGKTFRKTSLLRAHVRLHTGERPFVCNWFFCGKRFTRSDELQRHARTHTGDKRFECAQCQKRFMRSDHLTKHYKTHLVTKNL; the protein is encoded by the exons gacTCCCAGCCATCTCCCTTAGCCCTGCTTGCTGCAACATGTAGCAAAATTGGCCCCCCAGCAGTTGAAGCTGCTGTGACACCTCCTGCTCCCCCACAACCCACACCGCGGAAACTTGTCCCTATCAAACCTGCCCCTCTCCCTCTCAGCCCCAGCAAGAATAGCTTTGGAATCTTGTCCTCCAAAGGAAATATACTTCAGATTCAGGGGTCACAACTGAGCGCCTCCTATCCTGGAGGGCAGCTGGTGTTCGCTATCCAGAATCCCACCATGATCAACAAAGGGACCCGATCAAATTCCAATATCCAGTACCAGGCGGTCCCTCAGATTCAGGCAAGCAGTTCCCAAACCATCCAAGTGCAGCCCAATCTCACCAACCAGATCCAGATCATCCCTGGCACCAACCAAGCCATCATCACCCCCTCACCGTCCAGTCACAAGCCTGTACCCATCAAGCCAGCCCCCATCCAGAAGTCGAGTACGAACACCACCCCGGTGCAGAGTGGGGCCAATGTGGTGAAGTTGACAGGTGGGAGCGGCAACGTGACGCTCACTCTGCCCGTCAACAACCTCGTGAACACCAGTGACACTGGGGCGCCCACTCAGCTCCTCACTGAAAGCCCCCCAACCTCACTGTCTAAGACTAAcaagaaagcaaggaagaagagccttcctgcctcccagccccctATGGCTGTGGCTGAGCAGGTGGAGACGGTGCTGATTGAGACTACCGCCGACAACATCATCCAGGCAGGAAACAACCTGCTCATCGTTCAGAGCCCTGGTGGGGGCCAGCCAGCTGTGGTCCAGCAAGTCCAGGTGGTACCCCCCAAGGCTGAGCAGCAGCAGGTGGTGCAGATCCCCCAGCAGGCTCTTCGGGTGGTACAGGCAGCATCTGCCACCCTCCCCACTGTCCCCCAGAAGCCCTCCCAGAACTTTCAGATCCAGGCAGCTGAGCCGACACCTACTCAG GTCTACATCCGTACTCCTTCTGGTGAGGTGCAGACAGTCCTTGTCCAGGACAGCCCCCCAGCATCAGCTGCAGCAACCTCTAACACCACCTGTAGCAGCCCTGCATCCCGTGCTTCCCATCTCAGCGGGACCAGTAAAAAGCACTCAGCTGCAATTCTCCGAAAAGAACGTCCCCTGCCAAAGATTGCCCCTGCTGGGAGCATCATCAGCCTGAATGCAGCCCAGTTGGCAGCAGCTGCCCAGGCAATGCAGACCATCAACATTAACGGAGTCCAGGTCCAGGGCGTGCCTGTCACCATCACCAACACAGGCG GGCAGCAGCAGCTGACAGTGCAGAATGTTTCTGGGAACAACCTGACCATCAGTGGGCTGAGCCCCACCCAGATCCAGCTGCAAATGGAACAAGCCCTGGCCGGAGAGACCCAGCCTGGGGAAAAGCGGCGCCGCATGGCCTGCACGTGTCCCAACTGCAAGGATGGGGAGAAGAG GTCTGGAGAGCAGGGCAAGAAGAAGCATGTGTGCCATATCCCCGACTGTGGCAAGACGTTCCGTAAGACATCCTTGCTGCGTGCCCACGTGCGCCTGCACACTGGTGAGCGGCCCTTTGTCTGCAACTGGTTCTTCTGTGGGAAGAGGTTCACACGGAGTGACGAGCTCCAGCGGCATGCTCGCACCCACACAG GGGACAAACGTTTTGAGTGCGCCCAGTGTCAGAAGCGCTTCATGAGGAGTGACCACCTCACCAAGCATTACAAGACCCACCTGGTCACGAAGAACTTGTAA
- the SP2 gene encoding transcription factor Sp2 isoform X1 has product MSDSQTSMAATAAVSPSGYLQPAASTTQDSQPSPLALLAATCSKIGPPAVEAAVTPPAPPQPTPRKLVPIKPAPLPLSPSKNSFGILSSKGNILQIQGSQLSASYPGGQLVFAIQNPTMINKGTRSNSNIQYQAVPQIQASSSQTIQVQPNLTNQIQIIPGTNQAIITPSPSSHKPVPIKPAPIQKSSTNTTPVQSGANVVKLTGGSGNVTLTLPVNNLVNTSDTGAPTQLLTESPPTSLSKTNKKARKKSLPASQPPMAVAEQVETVLIETTADNIIQAGNNLLIVQSPGGGQPAVVQQVQVVPPKAEQQQVVQIPQQALRVVQAASATLPTVPQKPSQNFQIQAAEPTPTQVYIRTPSGEVQTVLVQDSPPASAAATSNTTCSSPASRASHLSGTSKKHSAAILRKERPLPKIAPAGSIISLNAAQLAAAAQAMQTININGVQVQGVPVTITNTGGQQQLTVQNVSGNNLTISGLSPTQIQLQMEQALAGETQPGEKRRRMACTCPNCKDGEKRSGEQGKKKHVCHIPDCGKTFRKTSLLRAHVRLHTGERPFVCNWFFCGKRFTRSDELQRHARTHTGDKRFECAQCQKRFMRSDHLTKHYKTHLVTKNL; this is encoded by the exons gacTCCCAGCCATCTCCCTTAGCCCTGCTTGCTGCAACATGTAGCAAAATTGGCCCCCCAGCAGTTGAAGCTGCTGTGACACCTCCTGCTCCCCCACAACCCACACCGCGGAAACTTGTCCCTATCAAACCTGCCCCTCTCCCTCTCAGCCCCAGCAAGAATAGCTTTGGAATCTTGTCCTCCAAAGGAAATATACTTCAGATTCAGGGGTCACAACTGAGCGCCTCCTATCCTGGAGGGCAGCTGGTGTTCGCTATCCAGAATCCCACCATGATCAACAAAGGGACCCGATCAAATTCCAATATCCAGTACCAGGCGGTCCCTCAGATTCAGGCAAGCAGTTCCCAAACCATCCAAGTGCAGCCCAATCTCACCAACCAGATCCAGATCATCCCTGGCACCAACCAAGCCATCATCACCCCCTCACCGTCCAGTCACAAGCCTGTACCCATCAAGCCAGCCCCCATCCAGAAGTCGAGTACGAACACCACCCCGGTGCAGAGTGGGGCCAATGTGGTGAAGTTGACAGGTGGGAGCGGCAACGTGACGCTCACTCTGCCCGTCAACAACCTCGTGAACACCAGTGACACTGGGGCGCCCACTCAGCTCCTCACTGAAAGCCCCCCAACCTCACTGTCTAAGACTAAcaagaaagcaaggaagaagagccttcctgcctcccagccccctATGGCTGTGGCTGAGCAGGTGGAGACGGTGCTGATTGAGACTACCGCCGACAACATCATCCAGGCAGGAAACAACCTGCTCATCGTTCAGAGCCCTGGTGGGGGCCAGCCAGCTGTGGTCCAGCAAGTCCAGGTGGTACCCCCCAAGGCTGAGCAGCAGCAGGTGGTGCAGATCCCCCAGCAGGCTCTTCGGGTGGTACAGGCAGCATCTGCCACCCTCCCCACTGTCCCCCAGAAGCCCTCCCAGAACTTTCAGATCCAGGCAGCTGAGCCGACACCTACTCAG GTCTACATCCGTACTCCTTCTGGTGAGGTGCAGACAGTCCTTGTCCAGGACAGCCCCCCAGCATCAGCTGCAGCAACCTCTAACACCACCTGTAGCAGCCCTGCATCCCGTGCTTCCCATCTCAGCGGGACCAGTAAAAAGCACTCAGCTGCAATTCTCCGAAAAGAACGTCCCCTGCCAAAGATTGCCCCTGCTGGGAGCATCATCAGCCTGAATGCAGCCCAGTTGGCAGCAGCTGCCCAGGCAATGCAGACCATCAACATTAACGGAGTCCAGGTCCAGGGCGTGCCTGTCACCATCACCAACACAGGCG GGCAGCAGCAGCTGACAGTGCAGAATGTTTCTGGGAACAACCTGACCATCAGTGGGCTGAGCCCCACCCAGATCCAGCTGCAAATGGAACAAGCCCTGGCCGGAGAGACCCAGCCTGGGGAAAAGCGGCGCCGCATGGCCTGCACGTGTCCCAACTGCAAGGATGGGGAGAAGAG GTCTGGAGAGCAGGGCAAGAAGAAGCATGTGTGCCATATCCCCGACTGTGGCAAGACGTTCCGTAAGACATCCTTGCTGCGTGCCCACGTGCGCCTGCACACTGGTGAGCGGCCCTTTGTCTGCAACTGGTTCTTCTGTGGGAAGAGGTTCACACGGAGTGACGAGCTCCAGCGGCATGCTCGCACCCACACAG GGGACAAACGTTTTGAGTGCGCCCAGTGTCAGAAGCGCTTCATGAGGAGTGACCACCTCACCAAGCATTACAAGACCCACCTGGTCACGAAGAACTTGTAA